In Salinigranum marinum, one DNA window encodes the following:
- a CDS encoding ABC transporter ATP-binding protein — MTLELDGVVKSYGEFSFGPLDLTVGDEVLAVLGPSGSGKSTLLSTIAGIVRPDGGSITLDGRDLVGRPLERRRVGMVFQDGALFPHLTARENVGYAATTPERVDELASMLEIGSVLDRRPASLSGGERQRVALARTLAAEPDALLLDEPLSSLDTPIRRRLRDELHDLFRSIAIPIVYVTHDQRSATVLGDRLAILREGTVDQIGPPATVISRPATEFVARFTGTENVFEASVARDGDDTHLRVGGATLGVRTDHPTGSTVSVCVRPSRVLVRPASEGASGRDSLSGTIRRQLNEGDEYRIRVAIDGADLELIARVRATRFERLGVGPGSAVRMRLPPEAVHVLDGADDAAER, encoded by the coding sequence ATGACGCTCGAACTCGACGGCGTGGTGAAGTCGTACGGCGAGTTCTCGTTCGGGCCGCTCGATCTCACCGTCGGCGACGAGGTGCTCGCGGTGCTCGGCCCGTCCGGGAGCGGCAAGAGCACGCTCCTGTCGACGATCGCGGGGATTGTCCGTCCCGACGGCGGCTCGATCACGCTCGACGGCCGCGACCTGGTCGGTCGCCCGCTCGAACGTCGTCGGGTCGGGATGGTGTTCCAGGACGGGGCGCTGTTTCCGCACTTGACCGCCCGCGAGAACGTCGGCTACGCCGCCACGACTCCCGAGCGAGTCGACGAACTCGCGTCGATGCTGGAGATCGGCTCCGTGCTCGACCGCCGCCCGGCGTCGCTCTCGGGCGGCGAACGGCAACGGGTGGCGCTGGCCCGGACGCTCGCGGCCGAGCCCGACGCGCTGTTGCTCGACGAGCCGCTGTCGAGCCTGGACACGCCGATCCGCCGCCGGCTGCGCGACGAACTCCACGACCTGTTCCGGTCGATCGCGATCCCGATCGTCTACGTCACCCACGACCAGCGCTCGGCGACCGTCCTCGGCGACCGACTCGCGATCCTCCGCGAGGGGACGGTCGACCAGATCGGTCCACCCGCTACCGTCATCTCCCGCCCGGCCACCGAGTTCGTCGCCCGGTTCACCGGGACCGAGAACGTGTTCGAGGCGAGCGTCGCGCGGGACGGCGACGACACACACCTCCGGGTCGGCGGGGCGACGCTCGGCGTCCGCACCGACCACCCCACCGGCTCGACGGTCTCGGTGTGCGTCCGCCCGTCCCGAGTGCTGGTGCGCCCGGCGTCCGAGGGCGCGTCCGGGCGCGATTCCCTGTCCGGGACGATCCGTCGACAGTTGAACGAGGGGGACGAGTACCGCATCCGCGTCGCCATCGACGGAGCTGACCTCGAACTGATCGCGCGCGTGCGGGCGACCCGGTTCGAGCGGCTGGGCGTCGGGCCGGGGTCGGCGGTCCGGATGCGTCTCCCGCCCGAGGCGGTCCACGTGCTGGACGGGGCGGACGACGCCGCCGAACGGTAA
- a CDS encoding DUF5783 family protein, giving the protein MAAFDPEKFEDKYVHYFAELQRAYKNAFETMREPYDSDLIHAIDQLVLNESEPFYEDGTFRVELPDDPADRMAGSGVAVDAETLDAALDDYVAEIEAELHRVLGVERDE; this is encoded by the coding sequence ATGGCCGCGTTCGACCCCGAGAAGTTCGAGGACAAGTACGTGCACTACTTCGCCGAACTCCAGCGAGCGTACAAAAACGCCTTCGAGACGATGCGGGAGCCGTACGACTCGGATCTGATCCACGCGATCGACCAACTCGTGCTCAACGAGTCCGAACCGTTCTACGAGGACGGTACCTTCCGCGTCGAACTTCCGGACGACCCCGCCGACCGGATGGCGGGAAGCGGTGTCGCGGTCGACGCGGAGACGCTGGACGCGGCGCTCGACGACTACGTCGCGGAGATCGAAGCCGAACTCCACCGCGTGCTCGGCGTCGAACGCGACGAGTGA
- a CDS encoding magnesium transporter yields the protein MALGVANGTIRSITSTEIPTYRPADTTEAVLDGLVGRTWDSADTVYILDDRRLVGRVDIAELLRAANDVPASRLMKPATARLHPDAGRERAVFLAIEKDKDEIPVVDGRNRLLGAVTSQAIIDTMHREQLEDALVGAGIQQTGPRFADLAGAGVRVAVRSRAPWLLFGLLVGLFLSVISSRFEAILRGNIALAFFAPVVAYIADSVGTQSEAIAVRAFAVTEVDYGSYLRRELLVGLVIGLVIGGIGGLGAALIASSPGIGLVVGLSLFVSSAVATVLASLIPIGFVLLDVDPALGSGPLATALHDVISILIYFAFVLALL from the coding sequence ATGGCGCTCGGCGTGGCGAACGGCACGATCCGGAGCATCACGTCCACCGAGATCCCGACGTACCGGCCGGCGGACACCACGGAAGCCGTCCTCGACGGGCTCGTCGGTCGGACGTGGGACAGTGCCGACACGGTTTACATCCTCGACGATCGACGGCTCGTCGGCCGGGTCGACATCGCCGAGCTCTTGCGGGCGGCGAACGACGTCCCCGCGTCGCGGCTGATGAAGCCGGCGACGGCCCGTTTGCACCCCGACGCCGGCCGGGAGCGCGCCGTCTTCCTCGCCATCGAGAAGGACAAGGACGAGATCCCAGTGGTCGACGGTCGGAATCGACTTCTCGGGGCAGTTACTTCCCAGGCAATCATCGACACCATGCACCGAGAGCAGCTGGAGGACGCGCTCGTCGGTGCCGGGATCCAACAGACGGGGCCGCGGTTCGCGGACCTCGCCGGGGCGGGCGTTCGTGTCGCCGTTCGGAGCCGAGCCCCGTGGCTCCTCTTCGGTCTCCTGGTCGGGCTGTTTCTCAGCGTGATCTCCAGTCGGTTCGAGGCGATCCTACGCGGCAACATCGCGCTCGCGTTCTTCGCGCCGGTCGTCGCGTACATCGCCGACTCGGTCGGGACGCAGTCGGAGGCGATCGCCGTCAGGGCGTTCGCCGTCACGGAGGTCGACTACGGCTCGTACCTCCGGCGTGAACTCCTCGTCGGCCTCGTCATCGGCCTCGTGATCGGCGGCATCGGCGGCCTGGGGGCGGCGCTCATCGCCTCGTCGCCGGGGATCGGGCTCGTGGTCGGGCTCTCGCTGTTCGTCTCCAGCGCCGTCGCGACCGTCCTCGCCTCGCTCATCCCGATCGGGTTCGTCCTGTTGGACGTGGATCCCGCACTCGGCAGCGGTCCGCTGGCGACCGCGCTCCATGACGTCATCAGCATCCTGATCTACTTCGCGTTCGTCCTCGCTCTGCTCTGA
- a CDS encoding NifU family protein: MSTDAQEADDDLKERVSNFLRRNFPQIQMHGGSAAIQGLDRETGEVTIQLGGACSGCGISPMTIQAIKSRMVKEIPEIEIVHADTGMGGGHDGGGGGMSPSFPGDTTEDSDRDEGPQAPF; encoded by the coding sequence ATGAGTACGGACGCCCAAGAGGCCGACGACGACCTGAAAGAGCGGGTCTCGAACTTCCTGCGCCGGAACTTCCCCCAGATCCAGATGCACGGTGGGAGCGCCGCGATTCAGGGGCTCGACCGCGAGACGGGCGAGGTCACCATCCAGCTCGGCGGTGCCTGCTCCGGCTGTGGGATCTCCCCGATGACGATCCAGGCGATCAAGAGCCGCATGGTCAAAGAGATCCCCGAGATCGAGATCGTCCACGCCGACACCGGCATGGGCGGTGGCCACGACGGCGGCGGCGGCGGCATGTCGCCGTCGTTCCCCGGCGACACGACGGAGGACTCGGACCGCGACGAGGGGCCGCAGGCACCGTTCTGA